The Streptomyces hundungensis genome contains the following window.
CGCCACCATGTCCGACGACGGCGCGGACCGTGACGTCGCCGACTGGACCGAGCGCGAGATCTTCTCCTCCGGCGGCCACATGGACATCGAGAAGCAGACGCATGACGGGCTCGGCCTGGTCGCCAACTACCGCAACGACACGTGGGGCGAGATGCGTACGTCCTGGCGCTTCACCGTGGACGGAGGCAAGGTCAGCCGCTTCGAAACGGGGCAGGCCTGAGGTCGTGTCGCCGCCGGGTACTGGCCCCCTTCGGGGCGGACGGACTCTCCCGGGGGGCAGGGGCCCCGCCCGCCGCGCTGCGGGCCCAGCGGCGACCCCCCCCGTCATCCGGCGATACGTGTCCCCGCCCCGCTCACCCGGACCCGTGAGTCACCCGCGCGCAGTGTCACCGTGAGCACGCCGGGGCGGCCCAGGTCCTCGCCCTGATGGAGCGTCAGCTCAGACTCCGCGTCCACCAGACCGAGTTCCCTCGCGTACGCCCCGAACGCGGCGGCCGCGGCCCCCGTCGCCGGGTCCTCGACCACCCCGCCCACGGGGAACGGATCCCGGACGTGGAAGACCGAATCCGAGGCCCGCCACACCAGTTGGACGGTGGTGAGGTCCAGGCGCAGCATCAGCGCCGTCAGCCGGTCGAAGTCGTACGCGAGGTCCGCCAGACGCTCGCGGGTGGCCGCGCCCAGGACGAGATGGCGGGCGCCGGCGAAGGCGATCCTGGGCGGGATCGCGCTGTCGAGTTCCTCGGCCCGCCAGTCCAGGGCGGCCAGCGCCTCGGCGAGATCCTTCTCCCCGATGGGTTCGGAGTGCGGCTCCACGCTGGTCAGGGTCGCGCGAAGGCCGCCGCTCGCCAGGTCCTCGGCGACGATCACCGGGACCGTGCCGGCCGGGGTCGCGAAGATCAGCTCCCCGGGGCCGATCCGCTCGCCGAGCGCGACGGCCGTCGCCACGGTGGCGTGTCCGCAGAACGGCACCTCGGCCTTCGGGCTGAAGAACCGCAGCGTGAACGCCCGCCCCGGTTCCCCGAGCCCCTGGGGCGGCGCCGTCAGGAACGCCGACTCGCTGTAACCGAGCTCGGCGGCGATGGCCAGCATCTCGGCGTCGCCGAGCCCCGACGCGTCCAGCACGACGCCGGCCGGATTGCCCCCGGCGGGGTCACTGGTGAAGGCCGTGTAGCGGAGCACCTCGGGGTGCCGGAGTGCCTCGGGGTGGGGGAGTTCCCCGGCGTGGGTGAGTGTCTCGGGATGCGCGTCGCTCGTCATGTTCGCCCCAACTGCCGCCCCCGCGCGCCTATTCCGGCGATGCGGAGGGACGCGCCGGGGTGGGGCGGGGGGTGGGGCGGGCCCGGACCGGAGCGGGACCTCCGCGGGACCGGGGCGGGCCGGCGCCCGGGACCGAGTCGCGCCGGCGCGGGACTCCCGCGGGACCGGGGCGGGCCGGGGGTGGGTCAGCCTCGGCCGATGTACGGCATCGCCGTGGCCAGCACCGTGGCGAACTGGATGTTCGCCTCCAGCGGCAGCTCCGCCATGTGCAGCACGGTGCGTGCCACGTCCTGCGCGTCCATCACCGGCTCCACCGCCAGTTCCCCGTTGGCCTGGAGGGTCCCGGTCTGGATGGGCGCGGTCATCTCGGTCGCCGCGTTGCCGATGTCGATCTGCCCGACCGCGATCCGGTACGGCCGCCCGTCCAGGGAGAGCGACTTGGTCATCCCGGTCATGGCGTGTTTGGTCGCCGTGTACGCCACCGACCTCGGCCGCGGGGTGTGCGCGGAGATCGACCCGTTGTTGATGATCCGGCCGCCCTGGGGCGTCTGCTCCTTCATCGCCCGGAACGCCGCCTGCGCGCACAGGAACGCGCCGGTCAGGTTCACATCCACCACCGAGCGCCACGCCTCGTACGACAGGTCCTCGACGGGCACTCCGATCGGACCGAACGCCCCCGCGTTGTTGAACAGCAGGTCCACCCGGCCGTAGGCGGCCCGCGTCGCGGAGAACAGCGCGCCGACCTCGTCGGGTGAGGTCACATCCGTCGGGACGCACCGCACGTCCGGGTCGGCCCCGGCCAGCGCCGCGGTCTCCTCCAGCGCCTCGGCCCGGCGCCCGGCGAGCGCCACCGACCAGCCCGCGCCCGCCAGCACGAGTGCCACGGAACGGCCGATGCCGGAGCCGGCCCCGGTCACGACGGCAGCCTTCTGCGAAGTGATGTCCATGGGTTCGGAGCGTACGGGAGAGGTCCTTGGGCGTGGCCGGCCGTCCGGGATATGGGAGCGAGCGGCTCGACCGCGGCGCGACCCACGCTGCCGCGCGCTGTGACCCAATAGGTGCCCCGTATGTGATCCGTTCCTCCTTTCCTTTGCGTCCCGGGTGGTCCCCTCACCCCGGCCCGGCTGAGAGCATTGCTTATTCGATTCAACCTTCAGGAGAGAAACCGATGCCGGAGCGCGGCGGCCAGGACACCCAGGGCCCCATACCGACCACGGCCGACGCCCGGGCACCCCGTGCCGGCGCGGCCGTCCGCCGCACCAGCCTGCTGGTCACGCTCGTCCTCGGCGGGCTCACCGCGCTTCCGCCGCTCTCCATGGACATGTATCTGCCCGCGCTGCCCGAGGTCACCGACGCCTTGCGCTCGCCGGCCGCGACCATTCAGCTCACCCTCACCGCCTGCCTCGCCGGCATGGCGCTCGGTCAGCTCGTCGTCGGGCCGATGAGTGATAAGTGGGGACGGCGTCGCCCTCTCCTCATTGGCATGATCGTCTATGTGCTGGCCACCGCGGTCTGCGCCTTCGCCCCCAACGTCGAACTCCTCATCTCCTTCCGCCTGTTGCAGGGCCTTGCCGGGGCCGCCGGCATCGTGATCGCCCGGGCCGTGGTGCGCGACCTCTACGACGGTGTGGAGATGGCCCGCTTCTTCTCCACCCTGATGCTGATCTCCGGCGTCGCCCCCGTGATCGCCCCGCTGATCGGCGGCCAGGTGCTGCGACTCACCGACTGGCGCGGAGTCTTCGCCGTGCTGACCGTGGTCGGTGTGCTGCTCACCGTGGTGGTGTTCCGGTGGTTGCACGAGACGCTTCCCGTGGAGCGCCGCCACTCCGGAGGGGTCAAGGAGGCGCTGCGCACCATGGGCGGTCTGCTCAAGGACCGGGTCTTCACCGGCTACATGCTCGCGGGAGGCCTCGCCTTCGCCGCTCTGTTCGCCTACATCTCCGCCTCCCCGTTCGTGGTGCAGGAGATCTACGGGGCCTCCCCGCAGACCTTCTCGCTGCTGTTCGGCCTGAACTCCGTCGGTCTGGTCGTCGTCGGCCAGATCAACGGCAAGCTCCTCATCGGCCGGGTCAGCCTGGACAAGGTGCTCGGTTTCGGACTCGCCGTCATCGCCGTGGCGGCGACCGCCCTGCTCCTGATGACCTCCGGCGTCTTCGGCGAGGTGGGCCTCGCGCCGGTCGCGGCCGGGCTCTTCGTGCTCATGTCGGCGATGGGTCTCGCCATGCCGAACACCAACGCCCAGGCCCTGATGCGCACCCCGAACGCCGCGGGCTCCGCCTCCGCGCTGCTGGGCACCTCC
Protein-coding sequences here:
- a CDS encoding PhzF family phenazine biosynthesis protein; translated protein: MTSDAHPETLTHAGELPHPEALRHPEVLRYTAFTSDPAGGNPAGVVLDASGLGDAEMLAIAAELGYSESAFLTAPPQGLGEPGRAFTLRFFSPKAEVPFCGHATVATAVALGERIGPGELIFATPAGTVPVIVAEDLASGGLRATLTSVEPHSEPIGEKDLAEALAALDWRAEELDSAIPPRIAFAGARHLVLGAATRERLADLAYDFDRLTALMLRLDLTTVQLVWRASDSVFHVRDPFPVGGVVEDPATGAAAAAFGAYARELGLVDAESELTLHQGEDLGRPGVLTVTLRAGDSRVRVSGAGTRIAG
- a CDS encoding nuclear transport factor 2 family protein — its product is MTIALDKLTDPAVRAFVGALNSGDREAFSAALTADATMSDDGADRDVADWTEREIFSSGGHMDIEKQTHDGLGLVANYRNDTWGEMRTSWRFTVDGGKVSRFETGQA
- a CDS encoding Bcr/CflA family multidrug efflux MFS transporter — its product is MPERGGQDTQGPIPTTADARAPRAGAAVRRTSLLVTLVLGGLTALPPLSMDMYLPALPEVTDALRSPAATIQLTLTACLAGMALGQLVVGPMSDKWGRRRPLLIGMIVYVLATAVCAFAPNVELLISFRLLQGLAGAAGIVIARAVVRDLYDGVEMARFFSTLMLISGVAPVIAPLIGGQVLRLTDWRGVFAVLTVVGVLLTVVVFRWLHETLPVERRHSGGVKEALRTMGGLLKDRVFTGYMLAGGLAFAALFAYISASPFVVQEIYGASPQTFSLLFGLNSVGLVVVGQINGKLLIGRVSLDKVLGFGLAVIAVAATALLLMTSGVFGEVGLAPVAAGLFVLMSAMGLAMPNTNAQALMRTPNAAGSASALLGTSSFLVGAVASPLVGIAGEATAVPMAVVQLASAVAALLCFLLLCRPWQREHQSPSSASGGPAPQK
- a CDS encoding SDR family oxidoreductase, whose protein sequence is MDITSQKAAVVTGAGSGIGRSVALVLAGAGWSVALAGRRAEALEETAALAGADPDVRCVPTDVTSPDEVGALFSATRAAYGRVDLLFNNAGAFGPIGVPVEDLSYEAWRSVVDVNLTGAFLCAQAAFRAMKEQTPQGGRIINNGSISAHTPRPRSVAYTATKHAMTGMTKSLSLDGRPYRIAVGQIDIGNAATEMTAPIQTGTLQANGELAVEPVMDAQDVARTVLHMAELPLEANIQFATVLATAMPYIGRG